Genomic window (Roseivirga sp. 4D4):
ATGGTTAATGCCTGATGGTTCTCCGATGAATCCCAGAATAATCGATATACTAAAGAAGCAAGGAGTGAAAACTCCTGAAGAGGCTCTAGAAGCGGTTAAGAATTTTCGTGGTGGCCGTGGAGGTCAAAGAGGTGGTGGTGCAGCCAGAGGCGGTGCCGCAAGATCAGGACAGCCAAACAATTAATCTAGACTCTTGAGCATGAATAAGAAGAGTTTATTGTCCAACTTTTATATCGCTATGGAAGCGGTGATTGCCAATAAGGTTCGGTCGCTCCTGACAGCGCTGGGTATAATTTTTGGAGTAGCCGCTGTAATTGCCATGTTGGCCATAGGTAATGGTGCACAATCCGAAATTCTGGAGCAGATAGAATTGGTGGGCGTGAATAATATTATTGTTCAACCAATGGTTGAGCAAGTAGAGCAGTCACTTGGCGAAGAAGAGGAAGATGCTAACAAATTTTCTCCGGGACTTAAGCTACTTGACGTAGAGAGTATTAAGAAGAGTATTCCTGGCATTAAAAAGATGAGCCCCGAGATACTCTTAGAAACCTATATCATCAAAAACGGGATAAGGAGATCATCAAAATTGGTTGGTGTTGAACCTAGCTATTTTGAAGTGGCAAATTTCGAGCTGTATGAGGGTAAAATGTTCTCAGAGAAACAGCTGGAAAAAGGTGCCCCGGTATGTATTATAGGTAAAGCTATTCAATCAAAGTTTTTTGCAAGAGAGAATCCTATTGGTAAAAAGATTAAAGTTGGTAGCCAATGGCTTGAGGTGATCGGAGTTTTAAAGGAAAGATATATCTCTGAAAAAGCGATTTCTAACTTAGGAATCAGGGACTATAACATGGATGTGTACACGCCTATCCAGACGGTGCTCATAAGATATATTAACAGGGACCTAGTAACAGGTTCTGGTCTTAAAAAGAATTTCGGCACAAGCTTTAGATTTGGTGGTAGAGGAGGCTTTTCCATTACAACTACGACAACTTCAGACGATGATAAGCCAAGCAATTATCATCAGATTGATAGACTAGTGGTTCAGGTGAGTGAGTCTGAAAAGTTGAGCCCTACTGCAGACGTAATGGCCCGAATGCTGGAGAGAAGGCATTATGGAGTTGTAGACTTTGAGATATCAATTCCAGAACTGTTGTTAAAGCAACAACAGAGAACTCAAAATATTTTTAACATCGTATTGGCTGCAATTGCAGCTATATCCTTGCTCGTAGGAGGTATTGGTATCATGAATATCATGTTGGCCTCTGTACTTGAACGAATTAAGGAAATTGGACTGAGGCTTTCCATAGGAGCAAAGAAGAACGATATCATTATGCAGTTTCTTTTTGAGGCTGTAGTGATTTCTGTGACAGGAGGAATTGTGGGTGTTATACTCGGGGTTGGTTTGGCCTATGCCGTTTCAAGCCTGGCAGACTTCCCGACTCAGATCAGCTTTATGTCCATCCTAATATCGTTTGGAGTAGCAGCCACCGTAGGACTAATTTTTGGAATTACTCCGGCCAAACGTGCCGCAGAGCAGGATCCTATTACATCATTAAGACACGAATAATACTAGATATATGAAGAAGGTCATTTTTCTATCACTGGCAATTTTTTGCCTATCTCAAATATCATTTGCTCAACAAAAAAGAGTACTAACGCTAGATGAAGTCATCGAACTTGCTAAGGCTAACTCTCAAAGTGCTCAACTCGCTGAAACTCGAAGGAATTTAGATTATTGGAGTTACAGGGTTTTTAAGGCTGGACTGAAGCCTCAACTTTTGTTAAGAGGAACTGTCCCAAGTTATACTAACCGCGCAGATGCGATAACTCAGAATGATGGTACGGTTGCTTTTAGAAATGTCAATCAGAATAATTCACAGTTGAGTTTAGGTTTACAACAAGTCTTACCCTGGACTAACACTACAGTTTCATTTGAATCAAATGTTTCTAGATTTGATAATTATCTAGAGGGTTCTGAGACGACTAGGTTTCAAGGTGACCCTGTTGGGATTACAATATCTCAACCGCTTTTTGCCGTAAACCCATTTAAATGGGACAGGAAAATTGAGCCATTAAATTATGAGCAATCTAAGAGAGCCTATGTTCAAGATATTGAGGATGCTTCCAGAAGAGCTGCTAGCTTGTTTTTTCAGTTGTTGATTGAGCAAAAGAATCTTGAAATAGCAGAACAGAATAGGTCTGCCAATGATACTATTAATAAGATTCAGCAAGGTAGATATAACATTGGTACAACAACTGAAGATGAAGTGTTGAATGCGGAATTAAACTTGATTACAGCACAGAGTAATGCTGCTCAGGCGAAATTGAATGTTCAATCGAACACACTTGATTTGAGAAACTTCATTGGTTTGACGGATGATGTGGAAATTGAGTTAGTTCCACCTGCTGATGCACCTGAGTTTCAGGTTGATTATGAAGAGGCTTTGAGATATGCAAAAGAGAACCGCGAGGAATACTTAGACTTTAAAGTAAGAAGGTTGGAAGCCCAAAGAGGGATCGCAGACGCAAGGGCAGCTCGTTTTAGTGCAACCCTTAATGCGAGTTATGGTTATGTCAGTGCTCAAACAGCACAGCTCAGTGGAGTATATGATGGAAGTAACTTGGCCGGAGGATCTAGAGTAAGCTTAAATTTCTTTCTACCTATTCTCGATGGAGGAAGAAATAAAGCTAGAATGAATCAGGCAAGAGAAAGACTAAACTTGACTGAGTTCAATATCCAGCAGGAGCAAGTGACTTTTGAGCAGACTATTGCAACTGCAGTACGTAATTTTGATCAAATCTTGAGTCAGATTCAAATTTCCTTAAAACGACAAGAGATTGCCCAAAGAGGTTTTGAGGTAACAAATGGTCGTTATCTGGCGGGTAAGGTTGGTATACTTGACTTGAATAATGCTAGGGATACAAAAGATTCAGCGATTAGAAATTACATTGATGCGTTGAGACAATATTGGGATGCCTATTATCAACTGAGAACGCTGACCTTATACGACTTCAAAGAGGGTAAATTACTATATAACCCACTGTTAGAGTATGATCCCAAATCAGATTCAATGGTGGAGAGAATTCAGGAGAAATAAGAGACCAACAGAA
Coding sequences:
- a CDS encoding ABC transporter permease, with amino-acid sequence MNKKSLLSNFYIAMEAVIANKVRSLLTALGIIFGVAAVIAMLAIGNGAQSEILEQIELVGVNNIIVQPMVEQVEQSLGEEEEDANKFSPGLKLLDVESIKKSIPGIKKMSPEILLETYIIKNGIRRSSKLVGVEPSYFEVANFELYEGKMFSEKQLEKGAPVCIIGKAIQSKFFARENPIGKKIKVGSQWLEVIGVLKERYISEKAISNLGIRDYNMDVYTPIQTVLIRYINRDLVTGSGLKKNFGTSFRFGGRGGFSITTTTTSDDDKPSNYHQIDRLVVQVSESEKLSPTADVMARMLERRHYGVVDFEISIPELLLKQQQRTQNIFNIVLAAIAAISLLVGGIGIMNIMLASVLERIKEIGLRLSIGAKKNDIIMQFLFEAVVISVTGGIVGVILGVGLAYAVSSLADFPTQISFMSILISFGVAATVGLIFGITPAKRAAEQDPITSLRHE
- a CDS encoding TolC family protein, whose translation is MKKVIFLSLAIFCLSQISFAQQKRVLTLDEVIELAKANSQSAQLAETRRNLDYWSYRVFKAGLKPQLLLRGTVPSYTNRADAITQNDGTVAFRNVNQNNSQLSLGLQQVLPWTNTTVSFESNVSRFDNYLEGSETTRFQGDPVGITISQPLFAVNPFKWDRKIEPLNYEQSKRAYVQDIEDASRRAASLFFQLLIEQKNLEIAEQNRSANDTINKIQQGRYNIGTTTEDEVLNAELNLITAQSNAAQAKLNVQSNTLDLRNFIGLTDDVEIELVPPADAPEFQVDYEEALRYAKENREEYLDFKVRRLEAQRGIADARAARFSATLNASYGYVSAQTAQLSGVYDGSNLAGGSRVSLNFFLPILDGGRNKARMNQARERLNLTEFNIQQEQVTFEQTIATAVRNFDQILSQIQISLKRQEIAQRGFEVTNGRYLAGKVGILDLNNARDTKDSAIRNYIDALRQYWDAYYQLRTLTLYDFKEGKLLYNPLLEYDPKSDSMVERIQEK